The Actinomadura graeca nucleotide sequence GGTCCCATACCTATGTCCACCCCACCTATCCCGTTGTCCGACATCATCGGGCCGGTACTGCGAGACCTGACGCGCCGGTCCGGGACCGATCTGCAACGTTGGATCGATCAGGTCAACGCACTTCGCGGCTGCGCCGAACCCGTTCGCCTGTCTGGTGAGTCGATGACCCTGAACGCGACCACGGGCGAAGTGCTCTCGTCCTACACCACGCAAGGTGAACCACACGGACAACTCATGGTGCGCTGCAAGAACCGGCGCGCGTCCCGCTGCCCATCGTGCGCGGAGGAGTACCGCGCCGACACCTATCACCTGATCAAAGCCGGGTTGTGCGGCGGGGACAAAGGGGTTCCCGTCTCAGTGGGATCACATCCCCGTGTGCTCGCGACCCTGACCGCGCCAACCTTCGGGGCCGTGCATCGCGGCCCGGACAAGGCCGGGAGGGTCCGGGTCTGTCACCCACGCCGCAACGGTCCCGCATGCTGGCGACGTCACGGCTCCGACGACGAGCTGATCGGACAGCCTCTCCAACCCGACGCCTACGACTACGCGGGCCACGTGGTATGGAACGCGCATGCCGGGGAGCTGTGGCGACGCTTCACTACCTACCTGCGGCGGCACTTGGCTGCTGCGGCTGGCATGACACAGCGGGCCTTCAATCAGTCAGTCAAGGTCTCCTTCGCCAAAGTCGCCGAATATCAGGCGCGCGGCCTTGTCCATTTCCACGCTGTCATCCGGTTGGACGGGCGCGCCGATGGCCCGGACGCCTGGCCCGCTCCGCCGTGCTGGGCGACGCCCGGCCTCCTCGATGCGGCCATCGGCTCGGCTGCGGCTGCTGTACGCCTGGACGTCGAGGTACCGAGCCTGGGCCGTGCCTTCCGGCTCGGCTTCGGTGAACAGGTCGATGTCCAGTCCATCGCGGCGTTCGGGGACGGCTGTGAGATCAGTGATCAGGCCGTTGCCGGGTACGTCGCCAAGTACGCCACCAAAGCTGCCGAGAGCACGGGCACACTGGACCGGCGCGTCAACGGAGACGACCTTGCCGGGCTCGCTGAACGTGGCGTTACGCGGCACGCGGCCCGGCTCATTCGTACGTGCTGGCATCTGGGCGACATTGCCGCCCATCCCGAACTTGCCGATGCCAAGCTCCGCAAGTGGGCGCACATGCTGGGCTTTCGCGGTCATTTCACCACCAAGTCGCGCGGCTACTCCACCACGCTCGGCACGCTTCGCGGCGTCCGCGCGGAGTACACCCGTCGTCGTCTGGGCCGCCCTGATCCGACCGACGAAACGATCCTCGTAGTGGCGCACTGGCGCTACCTCGGGCAGGGATATACCGCTGCTGAACGGCAGCTCGTCGAGACGGTGACAGGGCCATCGCCCGGCCAGGGCGAGCGGAGACCTTCGCCATGAACGCTCACCCCAATCTCCTGCCATCAGACGAGGTGCTCGATGGCGGGCCGGTGTTGTCGGAGGTCTGGTACACCACGGAGCAGCTCGCGGTGCTCTTGGCCGTGGATCCCTCGACTCTGCGCCGGTGGCGGACTGGGCGACCGTTGCAGGGGCCTCCGTTCGTCCGGCTGAGCGGGGCCGTCACGCGCTACAACGCGGCCGACGTCCGCCGCTGGATGCTGCGCCATCGGATCGACCCGGACGAGGGCGCCCTGTGACACCTGAGCGTCTTCCGGTGGGCCTGTCGTTGTCGGCTGATGTCGAGTACCGCAACGATCGTCTCAA carries:
- a CDS encoding replication initiator, with product MSDIIGPVLRDLTRRSGTDLQRWIDQVNALRGCAEPVRLSGESMTLNATTGEVLSSYTTQGEPHGQLMVRCKNRRASRCPSCAEEYRADTYHLIKAGLCGGDKGVPVSVGSHPRVLATLTAPTFGAVHRGPDKAGRVRVCHPRRNGPACWRRHGSDDELIGQPLQPDAYDYAGHVVWNAHAGELWRRFTTYLRRHLAAAAGMTQRAFNQSVKVSFAKVAEYQARGLVHFHAVIRLDGRADGPDAWPAPPCWATPGLLDAAIGSAAAAVRLDVEVPSLGRAFRLGFGEQVDVQSIAAFGDGCEISDQAVAGYVAKYATKAAESTGTLDRRVNGDDLAGLAERGVTRHAARLIRTCWHLGDIAAHPELADAKLRKWAHMLGFRGHFTTKSRGYSTTLGTLRGVRAEYTRRRLGRPDPTDETILVVAHWRYLGQGYTAAERQLVETVTGPSPGQGERRPSP
- a CDS encoding helix-turn-helix domain-containing protein is translated as MNAHPNLLPSDEVLDGGPVLSEVWYTTEQLAVLLAVDPSTLRRWRTGRPLQGPPFVRLSGAVTRYNAADVRRWMLRHRIDPDEGAL